The following are from one region of the Pseudodesulfovibrio piezophilus C1TLV30 genome:
- a CDS encoding nickel-dependent hydrogenase large subunit gives MSGCAKSGPAMVQGRHDVVVDPVTRIEGHLRVEAVVEDGKIVDVRSSSQLFRGLEIILKGRDPRDAQHFTQRSCGVCTYVHALASIRCVDNAVGVDKELPHNATIIRNLVLASQFMHDHIVHFYHLHALDFVDVSACLNADVSKAAELAAGVAQTVRKDPKIVSSREELQKTKDTVKGIVESGRLGIFTNAYFLGGHPAYVLPPEVNLLATDHYLKALHMQVKAARAMAVWGAKNPHTQFTVMGGVTCYEGLTDKYINDYLALYSEIKDFVLDCYIPDLIAVAGFYKDWASIGGTTNFMSFGEFPAPGTEADLSGRYVKPGVIYNRDLGNVMDFNPDNIEEHVKHSWYKDDSPKHPYSGVTDPMYTSLDDKTKYSWMKAPRYEGKSVEVGPLATCLVNYGLGHPEYKTYVDFVLNALSVGPEALFSTLGRTGARGIECLITTLKTEEWVNDLKENVAKGDMDICKDWDMPSEAQGVGFVNAPRGGLSHWIDIKDSKIDNFQLVVPSTWNIGPRCDNDLPGPLEEALLDNTPIADPERPVEILRTVHSYDPCIACGVHVIDNKTGNVKKFKIL, from the coding sequence ATGTCCGGTTGCGCAAAATCCGGCCCCGCGATGGTTCAAGGGAGACACGACGTCGTCGTTGATCCAGTGACCAGAATTGAGGGTCATCTTCGCGTGGAAGCAGTGGTCGAAGACGGCAAGATCGTCGATGTCCGCTCCAGCTCTCAGCTGTTTCGTGGTCTCGAGATCATCCTGAAGGGCCGTGATCCCCGCGATGCTCAGCATTTCACCCAGCGCTCCTGCGGTGTCTGCACATACGTGCACGCACTCGCTTCCATCCGCTGTGTCGATAACGCCGTTGGCGTTGACAAAGAACTGCCTCACAATGCTACCATTATTCGTAACCTTGTGCTGGCTTCCCAGTTTATGCACGATCACATCGTGCATTTCTATCACCTGCATGCACTTGACTTTGTTGATGTTTCAGCTTGTTTGAACGCCGATGTCTCCAAAGCCGCAGAATTGGCCGCAGGTGTTGCCCAGACTGTTCGCAAGGACCCGAAGATCGTTTCCAGCAGGGAAGAACTTCAGAAGACCAAGGACACCGTCAAAGGAATTGTCGAATCTGGTCGTTTGGGTATCTTCACCAATGCGTACTTCCTCGGCGGTCACCCGGCTTACGTTCTGCCGCCCGAAGTCAACCTGTTGGCGACAGATCACTACTTGAAGGCTCTGCACATGCAGGTCAAAGCTGCTCGTGCCATGGCTGTCTGGGGTGCCAAGAATCCGCATACCCAGTTCACCGTCATGGGTGGAGTGACCTGCTACGAAGGGCTCACCGACAAGTACATCAATGATTATCTGGCTCTGTATTCCGAAATCAAGGACTTCGTCCTCGACTGTTACATCCCGGACCTCATTGCCGTGGCTGGTTTCTACAAAGATTGGGCTTCCATCGGTGGCACAACCAACTTCATGAGCTTTGGCGAATTCCCGGCTCCGGGAACCGAAGCGGACCTGAGTGGTCGTTACGTGAAGCCCGGCGTCATATACAATCGTGATCTCGGCAATGTCATGGACTTCAATCCTGACAATATCGAGGAGCACGTCAAGCACTCCTGGTACAAGGATGACTCTCCGAAACACCCATACTCAGGTGTGACTGATCCCATGTATACCAGCCTGGATGACAAGACCAAATACTCTTGGATGAAGGCTCCCCGCTACGAAGGGAAATCCGTCGAAGTCGGTCCTCTCGCAACGTGTCTGGTCAACTACGGTCTCGGACATCCTGAATACAAGACTTATGTCGACTTCGTTCTCAATGCGTTGAGTGTCGGTCCCGAGGCTCTTTTCTCCACTCTGGGGCGGACAGGCGCACGCGGTATCGAGTGCCTGATCACCACGCTCAAGACAGAAGAATGGGTCAATGATCTGAAAGAAAACGTGGCCAAGGGTGACATGGACATCTGCAAAGATTGGGACATGCCTTCCGAAGCGCAGGGTGTCGGTTTTGTCAACGCTCCCCGCGGTGGTCTGAGCCACTGGATTGATATCAAAGACTCCAAGATCGACAATTTCCAGCTTGTAGTTCCCTCCACCTGGAATATCGGTCCCCGTTGCGACAATGACCTCCCCGGTCCGCTGGAAGAGGCATTGCTCGATAATACACCGATCGCTGATCCTGAGCGTCCGGTGGAAATCCTGCGTACCGTTCATTCCTATGATCCCTGCATCGCCTGTGGCGTGCACGTCATTGATAACAAGACCGGTAACGTCAAGAAGTTCAAGATCCTGTAA
- a CDS encoding hydrogenase small subunit: MKFSVGHGRDGAVERLEKRGVTRRDFMKFCGTVAAVMGMGPAFAPKVAEALTADTRPDVVWLHNAECTGCSESILRTVEPYIDALILDYISLNYHETIMAAAGHAAEEALWETVEKGAYVAVIEGGVPTAVAGTANEPGAHGKVGGHTMYENTTKVVEKALATITYGTCASYGGVQKAAPNPTGTKGVGELYPGKPIVNVPGCPPNPFSLVGTIVYYVTKGIPELDDVGRPVAFYGETVHDNCPRQEFFDMDQFAPSFGSEEARKGWCLRKLGCRGPETFNNCPTVKFNQYNWPVQAGHPCIGCSQPDFWDGADWDGEAHMYADLTDF, encoded by the coding sequence ATGAAATTTTCCGTAGGTCATGGCAGGGACGGAGCCGTGGAACGGCTGGAAAAGCGCGGCGTCACTCGTCGTGATTTCATGAAGTTCTGCGGAACCGTGGCCGCAGTGATGGGCATGGGACCGGCTTTCGCTCCGAAAGTCGCCGAAGCCCTCACCGCAGATACCAGGCCTGATGTCGTTTGGTTGCACAATGCAGAATGTACTGGGTGTTCCGAATCTATTTTGAGAACCGTGGAACCCTACATTGATGCTCTCATCCTGGATTATATCTCGCTGAATTACCATGAGACCATCATGGCTGCCGCCGGTCACGCTGCCGAGGAAGCCCTGTGGGAAACTGTGGAGAAAGGCGCGTACGTTGCTGTCATCGAAGGTGGTGTTCCCACTGCCGTGGCCGGAACGGCCAACGAGCCTGGCGCTCATGGTAAAGTCGGTGGCCATACCATGTATGAAAACACCACCAAGGTTGTTGAAAAAGCATTGGCCACAATCACTTACGGTACCTGTGCTTCCTATGGCGGCGTTCAGAAGGCCGCACCGAATCCGACCGGAACCAAAGGCGTCGGCGAGCTGTACCCCGGCAAGCCTATTGTCAATGTTCCCGGTTGTCCCCCGAATCCATTCTCCCTGGTCGGTACCATCGTGTACTATGTGACCAAGGGTATCCCCGAACTCGACGATGTTGGTCGTCCGGTCGCTTTCTATGGCGAGACCGTTCACGACAACTGTCCTCGTCAGGAATTCTTCGATATGGACCAGTTCGCTCCGTCCTTCGGTTCAGAAGAAGCCCGCAAGGGGTGGTGTCTGCGCAAGCTCGGTTGCCGTGGTCCCGAGACCTTCAACAACTGCCCGACAGTGAAGTTCAATCAGTACAATTGGCCCGTCCAGGCCGGTCATCCCTGCATCGGCTGTTCTCAGCCTGATTTCTGGGATGGTGCCGATTGGGATGGCGAAGCTCACATGTACGCCGATCTGACCGACTTCTAG